GTGCCAGCTTCTTTCATCGCCTCGACAGCGCTCTTGTACTCCCAGTGCCACGGTTCGTAGTAGCCCGAACCGCCCTTGCGGGCCCACTCAGGGTTCTCCCACCCGAAGGTGGCGGCATTCGCCCACAGCCAGTCGCCACGTTCTCCCGCATAGGTTTCACTGCAGAAGTCGACGGCCAAGCCCCAACCGTGGTTCGACAGCCCTGCAGGAGCCGCGATTCCGCCCTTCTTTCTGCGGAGCGCAGCCTGTTCCTCGTACGAGCGGTACCCGGACGACAGGCACATGGGCTCGCCGAACCGTGCGACATAGAGGGCGTTCAGGGAGAACAGCGACTCGGCCGCGTCAGCTCTGTCTCGGTACGGCCGCTGCCACAGGTCACACAGCTCAGAATCGGGCACCCGTCCGTTCGTGCGGGTCTGCCGCACGAGTAGGTGACACCCACGTGTGGTGCCGGGAGGCGCCGCTGGAAGGATGTGCACCGTGCCCAGGCCCTATCCCAAGGAGTTCCGCGAGGACGTCGTGGCCGTGGCTCGCCGCGGGGACGCTCCGATCAAGCAGATCGCGGCGGACTTCGGCATCGCCGAGTCGTGTCTGCGGAACTGGCTGCGTGATGCCGACGTCGCGGACGGCAACCGCCCCGGGGTGACTCGGACCGAGTCGGCCGAGCTGCGAGAGGCGAACCGGCGTATCCGTCTGCTGGAGCAGGAGAACGAGGTCCTGCGCCGCGCGGCCGCGTATCTGTCCCAGGCGCATCTGCCGGGAAAAGGCTCTACCCGCTCGTGAGTGAGCTCGCCGCCGACGGGGTGCCCGTCGCGGTGACGTGCCGGGTTCTTAAGCTCGCAAGGCAGCCCTACTACCGGTGGCTCGCTGAGCCCGTCGGCGCGCGGGAGGTCGCCCGGGCGCACCTCGCTAACGCGTTGTTCGACGCCCACCGTGACGACCCGGAGTTCGGGCACCGGCTCCTGGCCGACGAGGCCGCCCGCGCCGGACTGATCGCCTGCGACCGCACGGTCTGGCGGATCTGTCGGGACAACCAGTGGTGGTCGGTGTTCGGCAAGAAGCGCTCGAAGAACGGGAAGAAGGCCGCTCCGCCGGCCCATGAGGACCTCGTGCTGCGGGTGTTCACCGCCGATGCGCCGAACAGGTTGTGGCTCTGGGACATCACCGAGCACCCGACCGCCGAGGGCAAGGTCTACCTCTGCGCGATCAAGGACGTGTTCTCCAACCGGATCGTCGGATACTCGATCAGCGACCGCATGACGTCCCAGATCGCAGTAGACGCTCTGGTCAGCGCGGTGCAGCGGCGCGGGGATGTCGCCGGCTGCGTGGTCCACAGCGATCGTGGCAGCCAGTTCCGAAGCAGGAAGGTGGCCCGTGTCCTGGCCCGCCACGACCTCGCTGGGTCGATGGGGCAGGTCGCCTCCGCCGGGGACAACGCCGCTATGGAGAGCTTCTTCTCGCTGCTGCAGAAGAACGTCCTGGACCGCCGCCGCTGGGCCACCCGTGACGAGCTGCGCCTGGCGATCATCACCTGGATCGAACGGACCTACCACCGCCGCAGACGCCAGGTCCGCCTCGGCCGCCTGACCCCCATCGAGTACGAGACGATCATGACCACTCAGGTCGCACTCGCCGCCTGAGTTTCGCTGTCACCTACTCGTGCAGCAGACCCTGCCGGGGTTCGTGACGACTCCGTCGCAGTCGGGCGTGGCGTCTGCCTGGCTCTCTAGCCGACTTGCCGACCGCGACGCCTGTTCTTGTCGAACCACCCGTTCAGCGGCACCTGGCGCGACCAGTGATGGTGGAGGGGTCAGGTCAGTCGCCGTGGCAGTCAGCGCCTCGACGGTCGACGGGCCAGCGTCCGCCGTCGAAGCGGGTGTGGATGCGGGACTCCGGTCAACGAGCGCGAACGCGGTCGTCGCGAGGACCATCGCGATTAGCGTTGTGATCCGAACGGGCCACACACGGAGTCGGTAGCGGGCGCTGTTGCCCGAAGCATTCCGGCGGACTCGACGGCCAGTTTGTCGGCGCGGCGGAGATACCTCTGCGGCGTGACGTCCCATGTTCTCTCTCCGGTGAGCGCCCGCGGCGCGGTGGCGCGACCAAGTGGCGATGGCGGCTCGGTACCCGGTCAGTCCCTTCTGCTCGAGCCGCGCGTCAGCTCATGTCGTGCTTGACGGCGCGTGGGATCGATGCGCTGGTGAACACACCGCAGCCTCCGGACGCGGTGAGGAGTCCGGCGGCCTGCCGTCAGCCTGACGTAGCGACGATCAACGTCTGACGCCGGAACAATGAAGGCTCGCTTGACTTCGGGCGCCTGGCGGCGGGGCTGCTCGGTACCGCGTCTCAGTGGTGCTGGTCATGGTCGGCGGGGGCGCTCGGCGTCACCTCGGACGGGACCCCGTCGCCGCTGATCATCGGGCCGATCACGGTCGTCGAGACGACGAAGGCTGCCGCGAAGGCGAGCAGCGCCAGCCCGGGCGCCCACCAGGTTCTCGAACGTCGGCGCAACCGAACGAGCATCGGAAGGGCAGCGATGAGCCCTACGAGTCCGAACAGTGCCTGCCCGCCGACACCGGCGACGAGGGCGGTGCCGACGAGCGGACCGATGTGGTGCAACACGTGCGGCGCGAGGCCGACGACCGTGCCTGTCGCCGCGGTAACGGCGGACCCGACTGTCCTCAGCGGTCGGCGTCGCGCGGCCACGACGTGACCGCCGGCGACTGTGAGCTCGGGTGCATGCTGCACTGTCATGACGACATCGTGCGCGTTGGGCTGTTGCTGTCTGATCGAGGCCGGATGAAGATCCCGCGAAGCGGACGGCTGGGGCGCGTCGTGGTGGCGCTCGTCGACGCGCCCAGTTAGAGCAACAGGTCGACGAGGAACTGCTGGCGGACGCCGAGGGCGAAAGCGGCGAGGACGCCAAGCGCGCATGCGAACCGGGTCGTTCGACTGGAGACCACGAGATCGACGACGAGCCAACGGTGGGCTGCGAACCCAAGCGTTGCGCGGAGTGCCATGGCCGCCACCCCGATGACGGCAAGCGGCCCCAGGGGGTTGTAGAACCACGCCTTCGACCACTGACCGGTCACCGTGAAGTAGGCCGCACGCGTTCCCCCGCACAGGGGATCCATGATTCCGAGACGGTGCAAGGGCCCGTGCAGATCCACTGGTGGAAGCCCCCAGAGCGCGAGCGCCCCTGCGGCCACTGCCCCCATGACTGCGAGCCATGTCAGGTGGGGGTACGGGTCTGTTCCAACCCACCTGAGGGGTGCTCGCCGCTGTCTTGTGCGCCGCGCGAGTGGCCGACGGTCCGGGTCATCGTTGCCGTCCGCCCGGCCCGACGTCCATCGTCGACGTCCCTGCCCGGCGCGCACCGGAACGCGCCGGGCAGGTGGACCGTCGTCTCCAGGCACCTGCGTCATGTCGTCCTCGACGCGCGGCTCGCGCGGTCAGTGCGTGGTAGCTGGGTGCCCGTACCGGTGAGGGTCGGCGTCGAAGGCGGCGGCGCAGCCGGGGCTGCAGAAGTAGAACGTGACGCCGTCGTGCTCCCTCGTGGCAGCCGCACTGCTCGGGTCGACGCTCATGCCACAGACCGGGTCGATCGACGCCGAGGACGAGTGCTGGTGGTGCTGGTGGTGGGACATGGTGTTCTCCGCTTCTTCGTGGTCGTGTCCGAGCTCGACCACCGGTTCGGTGGTCCGTACG
The Cellulomonas gilvus ATCC 13127 DNA segment above includes these coding regions:
- a CDS encoding M15 family metallopeptidase, giving the protein MPDSELCDLWQRPYRDRADAAESLFSLNALYVARFGEPMCLSSGYRSYEEQAALRRKKGGIAAPAGLSNHGWGLAVDFCSETYAGERGDWLWANAATFGWENPEWARKGGSGYYEPWHWEYKSAVEAMKEAGTS
- a CDS encoding IS3 family transposase (programmed frameshift), producing MPRPYPKEFREDVVAVARRGDAPIKQIAADFGIAESCLRNWLRDADVADGNRPGVTRTESAELREANRRIRLLEQENEVLRRAAAYLSQAHLPKRLYPLVSELAADGVPVAVTCRVLKLARQPYYRWLAEPVGAREVARAHLANALFDAHRDDPEFGHRLLADEAARAGLIACDRTVWRICRDNQWWSVFGKKRSKNGKKAAPPAHEDLVLRVFTADAPNRLWLWDITEHPTAEGKVYLCAIKDVFSNRIVGYSISDRMTSQIAVDALVSAVQRRGDVAGCVVHSDRGSQFRSRKVARVLARHDLAGSMGQVASAGDNAAMESFFSLLQKNVLDRRRWATRDELRLAIITWIERTYHRRRRQVRLGRLTPIEYETIMTTQVALAA
- a CDS encoding DUF2752 domain-containing protein; this translates as MDPLCGGTRAAYFTVTGQWSKAWFYNPLGPLAVIGVAAMALRATLGFAAHRWLVVDLVVSSRTTRFACALGVLAAFALGVRQQFLVDLLL